The Anopheles merus strain MAF chromosome 2L, AmerM5.1, whole genome shotgun sequence genome has a segment encoding these proteins:
- the LOC121593953 gene encoding uncharacterized protein C3orf38 homolog — protein MVISAEHERNGIADFFTQVDPEVRKVTLAIGNIISKNSIKEITLEKSLNVMMEHCRDAGTLLAKNIVKSEYLYKYLQSYSISVPPDSSKAILIEHCLQLWRRKYGGSTDAGYVPSSSDIPGPSSSAPYAFPSTSADSSCSSGTTLQNHIDNYNALAASSNGVFFSENTNGPGDDSDTEPPGLEQYPVNLLALDYTVWFFLKWNRNSLDESAFWHDANCTVMLEISETQQGTEQVCGPQDIINLILSLKFQYSFQLVPNIMFDGCQGRIMESGVLALSCGVVYNNQPGPEGRFVCLGEFETLIGLRRDPMENNNWKIRMLKLYIRYKKVDNLPALANSKMLNNCLMIPLTMDIV, from the exons ATGGTGATATCGGCGGAACACGAGCGCAACGGCATTGCCGACTTCTTCACGCAAGTCGATCCGGAGGTGCGCAAGGTGACGCTTGCGATTGGGAACATCATCTCGAAGAACTCCATCAAAGAGATCACGTTGGAAA AATCGTTAAACGTAATGATGGAACATTGTCGCGATGCGGGAACGCTGTTGGCAAAGAATATCGTCAAGTCGGAGTACCTCTACAAATACCTGCAAAGCTACAGCATTAGCGTACCGCCGGACAGCTCGAAAGCCATACTGATCGAGCACTGTTTGCAGCTGTGGAGAAGGAAGTACGGCGGTTCCACTGACGCAGGGTACGTGCCATCGTCCAGCGACATCCCCGGTCCGTCGTCCTCCGCACCGTACGCATTTCCATCCACCTCTGCCGACTCGAGCTGTTCCAGTGGCACCACGCTGCAAAACCATATCGATAACTATAACGCACTAGCGGCCTCCTCGAACGGAGTGTTTTTCAGCGAAAACACAAACGGCCCCGGGGACGATTCGGACACGGAACCGCCCGGGCTCGAGCAGTACCCGGTGAATCTGCTCGCGCTCGACTACACCGTCTGGTTCTTTCTCAAGTGGAACCGCAACTCGCTGGACGAGAGCGCATTCTGGCACGATGCCAACTGTACCGTGATGCTGGAGATCAGCGAAACCCAGCAGGGCACGGAGCAGGTGTGCGGTCCGCAAGACATCATCAACCTGATACTGAGCCTCAAGTTCCAGTACAGCTTTCAGCTGGTGCCGAACATCATGTTCGATGGCTGCCAGGGGCGGATAATGGAGTCGGGCGTGCTGGCACTGTCGTGCGGCGTCGTGTACAAcaaccagccgggaccggagGGCCGGTTCGTGTGTTTGGGCGAGTTCGAAACGCTGATCGGGCTGAGGCGCGACCCGATGGAGAACAACAACTGGAAGATACGGATGCTGAAGCTGTACATACGGTACAAAAAGGTGGACAATCTGCCCGCGCTGGCAAACAGTAAAATGCTCAACAACTGTCTTATGATACCGCTCACGATGGACATTGTGTAG
- the LOC121593954 gene encoding protein YIPF1, whose amino-acid sequence MDGTVEDLLSFKEFPLMNEASGSGSAQININSPQRSFHSPDEPSSSADQDGTPTGTTTAKPGRSIFSLEYYQQFFNVDTMIVVDRIATSMIPKRAPVNYLKLNIATNPDLYGPIWIVLTLIFTIAISGNMASYLQNTGNHQWRYNFHLVSYSATAIITYALLVPAALWAFLQWSVRGIELNIEEDEEEQVAIEPTTPSLLSLVCVYGYSLAIYIPVSVLWTIQVSLFQWLLVITGAFLSGFALLTILMPAVRKSRYSILIVLAIELAHFALAAGFMLYFFHAPDVETPAEVTPSLHKVTTSVVVNATMHSKSA is encoded by the exons ATGGACGGAACCGTGGAAGATTTGTTGTCGTTCAAAGAGTTTCCGCTGATGAACGAAGCCAGCGGAAGCGGAAGTGCACAAATCAACATTAATTCACCACAACGATCATTCCACAGTCCCGACGAACCGTCGTCGTCAGCAGACCAGGATGGAACTCCGACGG GCACTACCACGGCGAAGCCAGGCCGCTCGATTTTCAGCCTCGAGTACTATCAACAGTTTTTCAACGTTGACACCATGATCGTGGTGGACCGGATTGCCACCTCGATGATTCCGAAACGGGCGCCCGTAAACTACCTGAAGCTAAACATTGCCACGAATCCGGATTTGTATGGACCGATCTGGATTGTGCTGACGTTG ATTTTCACCATCGCCATTTCAGGCAACATGGCAAGCTATCTGCAAAATACAGGAAATCATCAGTGGCGGTACAATTTCCATCTGGTGTCTTATTCGGCCACCGCCATCATCACGTACGCGCTGCTGGTTCCCGCCGCACTGTGGGCCTTCCTGCAGTGGAGTGTGCGTGGGATCGAGCTAAACATtgaggaggatgaggaggagcAGGTAGCGATTGAGCCTACCACACCGAGCCTGCTATCGCTGGTCTGCGTTTATGGCTACTCGCTAGCAATCTACATTCCAGTGTCCGTACTCTGGACCATACAG GTTTCACTGTTTCAGTGGCTGCTGGTCATCACCGGTGCATTTCTGTCCGGATTTGCGCTGCTAACAATCCTGATGCCGGCAGTGAGAAAGTCAAGGTATTCGATTCTCATCGTGCTCGCGATCGAACTGGCACATTTTGCACTGGCGGCCGGTTTTATGCTTTACTTTTTCCACGCTCCGGATGTAGAAACGCCTGCGGAGGTAACGCCATCGCTGCACAAAGTTACCACCAGCGTGGTAGTCAACGCGACGATGCACAGCAAGAGTGCTTAA